Proteins co-encoded in one Flavobacteriaceae bacterium MAR_2009_75 genomic window:
- a CDS encoding tRNA1Val (adenine37-N6)-methyltransferase → MRELFRFKEFTVNQEGCAMKIGTDGVLLGAWTTLEHQPESILDIGAGTGVIALMLAQRSVAETIDAIEVDEKAYEQCVENFENSSWGDRLFCYHAGFDEFVDEMDEKYDLIISNPPFYSENVSSGSISRDQARQNSSLPFHELLEGVAQLLSNDGVFSTIIPYKQESSFIELAIGQGLYPNRITRVKGSPTSEVKRSLVDFRFHSSQPIIKELTIEIERHHYTPEYIALTQDFYIKM, encoded by the coding sequence GTGAGAGAACTTTTTCGCTTTAAAGAATTTACGGTCAACCAAGAAGGTTGTGCCATGAAAATTGGAACAGACGGGGTATTGTTAGGGGCGTGGACCACCCTAGAACATCAACCTGAATCTATATTAGACATCGGTGCGGGCACCGGCGTAATCGCCTTAATGCTCGCCCAACGTAGTGTTGCCGAAACTATTGATGCCATCGAAGTTGACGAAAAAGCCTATGAGCAATGTGTAGAGAACTTTGAAAACTCTTCTTGGGGCGATCGTCTGTTTTGTTACCATGCCGGTTTTGATGAATTTGTTGATGAGATGGATGAGAAGTACGACCTTATTATCTCGAACCCACCCTTTTACTCAGAAAATGTTTCTAGTGGAAGTATTTCAAGAGACCAAGCCCGACAAAATAGTTCTTTACCATTTCATGAATTGCTCGAAGGGGTAGCCCAATTATTAAGTAATGATGGAGTTTTCTCAACTATCATCCCATATAAACAAGAATCTTCTTTTATAGAATTAGCTATTGGCCAAGGCTTATACCCTAACCGCATTACTCGCGTAAAAGGCTCCCCAACTTCAGAAGTGAAAAGAAGTCTGGTCGATTTTAGATTTCATTCTTCGCAACCCATTATAAAGGAACTTACTATCGAAATCGAGCGCCATCACTATACACCGGAATATATTGCCCTAACCCAAGATTTTTATATAAAAATGTAA
- a CDS encoding glutaryl-CoA dehydrogenase, which produces MKPDLFEAPDYYNIDDLLSDEHKLVRDAARQWVKRDVSPIIEEYAQKAEFPRQIIQGLSDIGAFGPYIPEEYGGAGLDQISYGLIMQEIERGDSGIRSTASVQSSLVMYPIYAYGNEEQKKKYLPQLASGDMIGCFGLTEPNHGSNPGGMETKFKDQGDHFLLNGAKLWISNAPFADIAIVWAKNEEGRIHGLIVERGMEGFSTPETHNKWSLRASATGELIFDNVKVPKKNLLPNKSGLGAPLGCLDSARYGISWGAIGAAMDCYDTALRYAKERVQFGKPIAAFQLQQKKLAEMVTEITKAQLLAFRLGQLKNEGKATSAQISMAKRNNVDMALKIAREARQIMGAMGITGEYSIMRHMMNLESVITYEGTHDIHLLITGSDITGLQAFSQ; this is translated from the coding sequence ATGAAACCTGACCTTTTTGAAGCTCCCGATTACTATAATATTGACGACCTTCTTTCTGACGAACATAAATTGGTACGTGATGCAGCCCGCCAATGGGTGAAACGTGATGTATCACCCATAATAGAAGAATACGCCCAAAAGGCAGAGTTTCCGAGACAAATCATACAAGGATTATCGGATATTGGTGCATTCGGACCGTATATTCCCGAAGAATATGGCGGAGCAGGTCTAGATCAAATCAGCTACGGACTTATTATGCAAGAGATAGAACGAGGCGATAGCGGCATACGCTCTACGGCCTCGGTACAATCTTCATTGGTTATGTACCCCATTTATGCATACGGAAACGAAGAACAGAAGAAAAAGTACCTGCCCCAGTTGGCCTCAGGTGATATGATAGGATGCTTCGGATTAACGGAACCGAATCACGGCTCGAACCCCGGAGGAATGGAAACCAAATTTAAAGACCAAGGAGACCACTTTTTATTAAATGGAGCCAAGCTCTGGATTTCCAATGCCCCATTTGCCGATATAGCCATCGTCTGGGCTAAGAATGAAGAGGGTAGAATTCATGGCCTAATCGTCGAACGGGGCATGGAAGGTTTTTCTACACCGGAAACTCATAACAAATGGTCTTTACGAGCCTCGGCAACTGGTGAGCTTATATTCGATAATGTAAAGGTTCCGAAAAAGAACCTACTTCCGAACAAATCAGGTTTGGGAGCTCCTTTAGGATGCCTAGATTCTGCTCGCTACGGAATTTCTTGGGGAGCCATCGGTGCAGCAATGGACTGCTACGACACCGCTTTGCGTTATGCCAAAGAACGGGTGCAATTCGGAAAACCAATAGCCGCTTTTCAGCTACAGCAAAAAAAATTAGCTGAAATGGTCACTGAAATAACAAAGGCCCAATTGCTTGCTTTTCGCCTAGGGCAATTAAAAAATGAAGGCAAAGCAACATCTGCCCAAATATCGATGGCCAAACGGAACAATGTTGATATGGCACTAAAAATTGCCCGCGAAGCTCGTCAAATAATGGGTGCTATGGGTATTACGGGGGAGTACAGTATTATGCGCCATATGATGAATCTCGAAAGTGTAATCACCTATGAAGGCACCCATGACATTCATTTATTGATTACCGGATCCGATATTACCGGTTTACAAGCATTCAGCCAATGA